The segment GCGGCGTGATCGACTGGATCCTGACGCTGTCCGAACCTGCGGCGGACACGGTGACCGTGCGGGTGCGTGCTGCGGATGTCACGGCGGTTGGTGGGACGGATTTCCCGGATCTGGCCGAAACCGTGACCTTTGCGCCCGGCGTTACCTCAGTCACCATGTCGCTGCGGGTCAGCAGTGACTCGCTTGACGAGGCGGATGAATCTCTGGCGCTCGAACTTTATGACCCGGTCGGGGCCGTGTTGGCGGGTGGTGCCCCGGTGCTGCAGTCAGGTGCCTTTATCCTGGATGACGACGGGGTGGGTCTGAACCGTGCGATCCTTGTCTCTGATGTGCAGGTGGTCGAAAACGATGACGGCCCGGTGATTGCCACGTTTGAGATCGCGGTATCGCGTCCCTTTGATGTGGCCACAACGATCAGTTACGAAACCATCGGTGTGACGGCGACCTCGGGCGCCGATTTCACCGCTTCCACCGGGTCGATCACCTTTCAGCCTGGACAAACGCAGGCCGCAGTGAATGTTGCGGTGCTGGCCGACAGTGCGGTTGAGACGGCGGAAACCTTCCTGCTATCGCTGGTCACTCCGCTCCCGACGAGCCTGACCGGAAACGCTCAGGGGACGTTGGGCACGGCAACGATCCTGCCACCGCCGAATTCGCTGCCCGGCGGGAACGTGACTATCGCGGGCTCGCCGTTCGAGGATCAGGTTCTGACCGCGATCACAAGCGCAATCACCGATGCGGACGGAGTGCCAAGCGACGGTTTCGTCTATCAATGGCATGTCGATGGCGCCGCGGTTGGGGGGGCAACTGCCCGGACCTACACACCGGGGCAGGCGCAGGTCGGCAGCAACATCAGCGTGACGGTCACCTATATCGACGGTGGTGGCACCACCGAAACGCTGACCAGTGCCGCCACTGCGGCGATCCTCAATAGCAACGACGCACCGGTCGGGTCGGTCCAGATCGTCGGGGATGCGCAGGCAGGCAAAGCGCTGTTAGCCGATACGAGCAGTATCGCAGATCCTGATGGGCTCGGGGCGTTTTCGTACCAATGGTTGCGGGGCGGGATCGCGATTCCGGGTGCCTCTGCCACCGCATACACGGCACAACCGGATGACATCGGATCGGTGCTGTCGGTGCGGGTCAGCTATGTTGACGCCTTTGGCACGGCAGAGATGCTTAGTGCGACGGCTGGTATGGTGCGGGTCGCGTCAGCAACCAGCGGAAATGATTCCATTTCGGGTGGTCCGCGTGACGATCGGGTCGAAGGTGGCGATGGCAACGATACCTTGAACGGTGCCGGCGGCGATGACGGTGTGCTCGGGGCCAGCGGTAATGACTCGCTCTTTGGTGGGCTGGGTGACGACAATATCGCGGCGGGTGACGGCAACGATTTTGTTGATGGCGGCGAAGGCAATGATTTCATCGGTGGCGGCTTGGGCGATGACACGCTTTTGGGCGGTGCCGGCAATGACACGCTGGGCGGCGGTTCCGGCAGAGACAGCATCTCTGGCGGCGACGGCGATGACGTGATCGCGGGCGGCGGCGACGATGACTACATTAATGGGGGCGCGGGCAACGACACGATCGGCGGATCGTTTGGCCACGATACAATTCTGGGCGGTGATGGCGACGATTCCCTTGGCGGTGGCACCGGACGCGATTCACTGGTCGGTGGGAACGGCGACGACGCAATTGGCGGCGGCGAAGGCGACGACACGGTCGAAGGCGGCGCGGGCGATGATTTCCTTGCCGGCGGCGGGCGTGACGACGTGATCGACGGCGGTGCAGGCGATGACCGGATCAACGGCGGCACAGGCAATGACACCATGACCGGCGGCGCCGGTGCGGATCTGTTTATCTTTAACGGGTTCGTCGATGGGGAAACCGACACCATCCTCGGCTTCGAGGACGGCGTTGACAGGTTCCGCATGGCCGGTGTCGAGAATGCGCCGGGTTCGGGGCTTCGGGGGTTTGTCGATGCGCTGAACATCACCGACACACTGGTCGAGGGCGTCGCAGGGGTGGAAATGTCGTTTGGTGGCCAGACCATTCTGGTTGCCGGTGTCTCTGCCGACGGGCTGACATCTGACGATTTTATCTTCGTCTGAGCGTAAACCAGCAGGATCGCGGGCAGACCCAATACGTCATATGATGGGTGCTGTCTGCGGCCGCCTCTGGATCGCGGGCCTGACGCGCACCAGCGGCCTTGGGGGCGGATCAATCGCACCAGCGTTGAAATCCGCTATATCCCATAAACCTGACAATCTGTGGCGGCATCACGGCAGATGCCCATTGTATTGACGTGCTCATCCGCTATCACCGGACCATAGTTGGCCGTCGCAGGCTTCGTCTCAATAACGAGTCCGGGCGGCTGAAATTGCGCCGAAACATGATGAAAGCGAGACAGCCATGCTAGATGATCCCAAATTCAAACCTCACGGCAAACATCTGATCGCGGGTGAGTGGCTTGCATCCGGACAAAGCTTTGAGTCCGAGCCAGCCAACGGACCCGCGCACGCGTTTTCCGTCGGATCGGTCGATCTGGTCAACCAAGCCTGCGAAGCGGCCGAGGACGCATTCTGGACCTATGGCTACACCACACGCGCCGAACGGGCCGCGTTTCTGGACGCCATCGCTGACGAGATTGAGGCCCGCGCCGATGCCATCACTGAGATTGGCAGCCAGGAAACCGGCCTGCCCGAAGGTCGGCTTCAGGGGGAACGCGGTCGCACCACGGGTCAGTTACGCCTGTTCGCCAGCCATATCCGCGACGGTGCTTATCTGGATGTACGCCACGATGCCGCACTGCCCGACCGCGCGCCGCTGCCGCGCCCTGAATTGCGTATGATGCAGCGTCCGATCGGCCCGGTTGCAGTCTTTGGCGCGTCTAACTTTCCTCTCGCGTTTTCGACGGCGGGGGGCGACACGGCGGCGGCGCTGGCGGCAGGTTGCCCGGTGGTGGTCAAAGGCCATTCCGCCCACCCCGGCACCGGCGAAATCATCGCCGAAGCGATCCATGCTGCGATCAATAGCTGTAACATGCCCAAAGGTGTCTTTAGCCTGATCCAGGGCGGGCGGCGCGATGTGGGTACTGCGCTGGTGCAGCATCCGCTGATCAAGGCGGTCGGCTTTACCGGATCTCTGGGTGGTGGGCGTGCGCTGTTTGATCTGTGCGCGCAGCGTCCTGAACCAATCCCGTTCTTTGGCGAACTCGGCTCGGTCAATCCGATGTTTGTGTTGCCTGCTGCCGCTGCTGCGCGTGGGGCCGAGATCGGCACCGGATGGGCCGGGTCGCTGACCATGGGGGCCGGTCAGTTCTGCACCAATCCCGGTATCGCCGTGGTCGAAACCGGTGCGGCTGGGGATGCGTTTGTCGCCGCTACGCGGACCGCGCTTGAGGGCGTCGGCGCGCAGGTCATGCTGACCGACGGTATCGCGAGCGCCTATCGCGACGGCCAGCAACGGTTCGATGGGCGCAATGCAGTGACCCCACTGCTGTCGTCACAAAACGAAGGGCGCACCGCGAAACCCGCGCTGTATGAAACCGACGCTGCCAACTATCTGCAGGATCACGCCTTGGGCGAAGAGGTGTTTGGCCCGTTGGGGTTGGTCGTCCGGGTCGCGAATGCACAAGAGATGATCGCTCTCGCCAAGGGGTTTGAGGGGCAGTTGACCGCCACGATGCAGATGGATGCGGATGACGCGCCGCTGGCGCGACAATTGCTGCCGGTGCTGGAACGCAAGGCGGGCAGGGTGCTGGCCAACGGATTTCCCACCGGGGTCGAGGTCGCGGATACCATGGTGCATGGTGGGCCCTATCCGGCATCGACCAACTTTGGCGCCACATCGGTCGGGACGCTGTCGATCCGGCGTTTCCTGCGCCCGGTCTGCTATCAGAACATCCCTGCTGATGTGCTGCCCGCCGATCTGGACTGAACCTCGGCACTGAAACTCTCTGTCCCGGCGACGAAGGCTGGGGCAGAGCGATAGAGGGACAGCGCGTATCACCCGCGACTCTTATCCCGATGCACGCAGGACCAAGACACCCGATGCTTGACAACCATGATCTTCAGGATCGGATCCGCAACTGACTTTTGTCCTTTCCGGTGACACCCTTTGGCGACAACGGCGACTTTGCTCCGGTTCAGTTTCGCGCTCACCTGGAATGGTTGTCCGATTATCCGGTTGCGGGCCTCATCGTTGCCGGCGGCACGGGCGAGCTGTTTTCGCTGACACCAACCGAGGTGATCGAGGTGGTGCGCACTGCCAAAGCCGCGCAGCCGGGGCAACCGATCATCTCGGGCTGTGGGTATGGCACCCGTCAGGCCTGCGAAATGGCGCAGGGGATCGAGGCGGCAGGCGGCGACCGGTATCCTGCTGCTGCCGCAATACCTTATCGGCGCGCCCCAGGACGGGATTGAGGCGCATATTCGCGCCGTCTGCAACAGCACGCGCATGGCGGTCATTGTTTACAATCGCGGTCAAAGCCGTGTCAGCGCTGATACCCTGATGCGTCTGGCCGATGATTGCCCGAACCTGATCGGTTTCAAGGACGGGACCGGCGATATCGACACCGTGCGCCGGGTGACGCTGACGCTGGGCGACCGGCTGAGTTATATCGGCGGTATGCCCACGCATGAGTTGTTTGCGCAGGCGTATCGCGGGGCAGGGATGCCGACCTATTCCTCGGCTGTGTTCAACTTTGTGCCTGCCACCGCACTCGAATTCCACCGAGCATTTTCAGCGGGGGATGATGCCACCTGCGAACGGCTATTGGCCGAATTCTACTACCCGTTTGCCAAAATTCGTGATCGCAAGATCGGGTATGCGGTTTCTGCAATCAAGGCCGGTGTGCGGCTGCGCGGGTTTGACGCGGGGTCAGTGCGCACACCGCTGACGGATCTGACCGGTGAAGAAATCGAACTGATGCAGGACCTGATGCGCGGCCGTAGCTGAGGCCGCGCAATTTTCCGTCAGCTCAGCAACCCACGCCGGGCCAGATTGCGCATCAACGCCGCTGTGCCAAAGGTCCAGGGCGGGCAATCGGGGCTGAGCGCCACGGTGTTTTCCAGCGCCCCAAGCCCGGAACTTGTGATCCGCACCACGTCGCCCACGGAATGGGTGAACCCCTGACCCGGTGCACCGCGATCCTGTGTCGGCGCGAACATCGTGCCAAGGAACAGCATGAAACCATCGGGATACTGGTGATGCGCGCCGCAAGTCTGCGCCACAAGGTCGAGCGGATCGCGGCTGATCTTGGTCATGGACGACCGCCCTTCGAGGGTAAAACCGTCGTCCCCCCGCACCTCAAGCAGCACCTCGGCGTTGCGGATATCGTCTATGCCGAAACTGCCGTCAAACAGGCGGATCATCGGGCCGATGCTGCACGAGGCGTTGTTGTCCTTGGCCTTGCCCAGCAACAGGGCGGACCGCCCCTCAACATCGCGTAGGTTGACGTCGTTGCCCAGGGTCGCGCCCAACGTCTCGCCGCGGCTGTTGACGGCCAGCACGATCTCGGGCTCTGGGTTGTTCCAGTGCGACACAGGATGCAGGCCAACCATCGCACCCGGCCCGACCGATGACATCGGCTGCGCCTTGGTAAACACCTCGGCATCGGGGCCGATCCCGACTTCGAGGTATTGCGACCACATCTTGCGGTCGATCAGCGTCTGTTTGACCCGTTCTGCCGCCGCGCTGCCGGGTTTCAGCGTCTCGATGGCGCCGCCGATGATCTCCCCCAGATCCGCGCGGATTGCAGCGGCGCGGGCGGGATCGCCGGCTGCGCGCTCTTCGATCACGCGTTCCAGCATGGACTGGGCAAAGGTGACGCCGCAAGCCTTGATCGCCTGAAGATCACACGGTGGCAGCCATTGCGTGACCTCGACCGCGCGGCCCGGCGCAGAGGCCACATAGGCGGCGGGGTCCGGTTGCTCCAACACATCGCGCAGGGTGGGGGCCGTCGCCGAGGTGATATCCTCAACCGTGCCCCGCATCCGCCGCACGATGATCGGCCCGTCCGCTGCAGTGTCCCATGCCCGCCCGACATAAAGTCCGGCATCCTCCAGATTATCCGAAACGCTCATACGTGACTCTCTCCCTTGCTGCGGTGTGTCGCGGGACTGTTTCACGCTTCGAGCCAAAGCTCCACCATCTTTGACTTTCTGTGGCCGCGTGCTGACTTGTGCGCTGCTGACTGGAACAGGGCTGATACAATACGCAAAATCTCTGATACAATTGCCGCATTCATTTGAAGGTGGCCCGTCGCCAACAGTGTCGGCTGGTCGCGCGATTTAATTTCACGAGGGCATCCGAAATGAGCAAAATCCCATCTGTCACAACATTAACGCGGTTCTGCGCCCTGAGTTTGGCCTGTATTCTGTGGGTGGCGTCAGCTGAAACTGGACGGGCGCAATCGCCGTTCGAAGGCGGTTGGTCGCTGCAACCCACCATGTCGAACCTGCGGTTCCAGTCGGTCAAGAAACAGACCGTGGTGGAATCCAGCAGTTTTGCCAGCTTGCAGGGGTCAATCGACGACCAGGGCACGGCGCTGGTGACCGTCCTGCTTGATTCCGTCGATACCAATGTGGATCTGCGCAATGTGCGGATGCGGTTCCTGTTTTTCGAGACATTCAAATTCCCCGAGGCCCGGATCGTGGCCCGGATCGACCCGGCGCAATTGGCCGACCTGCCAACCCGGCGCCGCAAGACGATCCCGGTCAGCTATGTCATTGATCTGCACGGCGTACAAAAAGCGTATGAATCCGAAGTCATTGTCACTCTTCTGAGTGATGACATGGTGTCGGTTGCATCTGACGCTCCTATTTCTGTGGCAGTATCAGACTTTAACTTGTTGGAAGGGCTGCAAAAACTACAAGAGGCAGCGAATGTCGATATCATCCCGTCGGCGACGATATCGTTCGATTGGGTGTTTGCCCGTGACACCACGACCGCGACACCCGCGCCATCGCCTGTGACGCCATCTTCGGTCGCGCTTGAGACACAGGGGAATTTTGACGCCGAGGCCTGCAAGGGCCGGTTCGAAATCCTGTCGCGCACCGGCAATATCTATTTCACCTCCGGCTCTGCACGACTGCAAGACGAGAGCGCGCCACTGCTGGACAGTCTTGCCGATATCGTTCTGCGCTGCCCGGATATGATGATCGAGGTGGGCGGACACACCGATTCCGTTGGGGGCGAGGCGCAGAACCAGCGCCTGTCGCAATCACGCGCCGCGTCGGTGACAGAATATTTGTTGGGCAAGGGGCTTGGAAAAGGCACAATGGTCAGCAAAGGTTACGGAGAATTGTCGCCCATCGCCAGCAACGACACGAGCGAGGGGCGTCTGAAAAACCGCCGGATCGAATTCAAGGTGCTCGAAAACTAGATGATGAGTTTTGCCCGCTGCGTCCTGTCTGCTATGTTTGTCCTCTGGGCTTTGGCCGCCGGGGCGGAACCGCGCATCGCGCTGATCGTTGGCAACGGCAGCTATTCGTCGGTCACTTCGCTGGAAAACACTGTACCGGACGCCGTTCTGATGGCGGATACCCTGCGTGGGCAGGGGTTCGAGGTGACGATTCTGACCGACGTGGAGCAGTCCGCGCTGAACGAAGGCATCTCGCAATTCGGGCGCGATCTGCGGGCGGCGGGAACCGAGGCGACCGGGCTGTTCTACTATGCCGGCCATGCGGTGCAGTCCTTTGGCACCAACTTTTTGCTGCCAACCGATGCCGCGCTGGCGGATGCCGCTGATCTGTCGCTGGTGGCAGTGCCCGCTGACGCGGTGTTGCGGCAGATGCGCTCGGCGCGCAATCAGACCAACATCGTCATTCTGGATGCCTGCCGCAACAACCCCTTTGCCGCGATCCGCGATCTGACCGACAACGGTCTGGCCGAAATGAACGCCCCCACCGGCACCTTTCTGTCATACTCCACCGCCCCCGGCGCCGTGGCGCTGGATGGTCAGGGCGACAATAGCCCCTTTACCAAGGCGCTGGCCCAAGAGATCCGCGCGCCCGGTGTGCCCATCGAACAAATCTTTAAAAAGGTGCGTGTGGCCGTCATTGCCGAAACCAATGGTCAGCAGACGCCGTGGGACACCTCATCCCTGACTGGCGAATTCTCGTTTGTCACCAAGGTCAGGCTGACGGCTGAACAAATGCAGGAAGAGCAGCTGTGGTTTTCGGTACGCGAGAGCGGTGATCCGGTGCAGATCATCCTCTTTCTGCGCAGCTATCCCGAAGGGCGGTATCAAGCCGACGCACGCACATTGCTGAGCACGCTGATGAACGCCGAACTTGGGGCCCAGGTCACGGCAGAGCCCGAACACCAGTCGCCGCCTCTGGCTGTCAGGACACCCTCGGTCTCAGAAGAGGGGTTGATCGCCGCGGCCCAAGCCAGCGGCGACGCTGCCGGGTATCAGGCATATCTGGATGCGTTCCCCGGCGGAATATATGCCGAACTGGCGGCGTTCGAGCTAAGCGTTTTGGCTGACACTGCCGCCGCAGTGGTGCCTGAAGTCGAAGCACCCGCAGAACCAACCACAGCCGAGCCGACACCTGCACAGCCACCCGCGTCTTCTGCTGATCTGGAGGGGCTGACTTTTACCACGCCGTTTCCCAGCGGCGGAGAACCGGTCCAAGGCCGTAGCATCGAAGAGATTATCACGCTCTCGCCACTCTTCCCGCCGATCGAAGGGCTGCCCGAAGAGGTATGGAAGGGCAAACATTGTGCTGATTGCCACAATTGGACGCGCGAGGCCCTGTGTACACAGGGCAAGACCTATCTGGTCCAGGATACCGCCCGCGCCCTGTCCAAAGAGCATCCGCTGGGTGGTATGTTCAAACGTGGGCTCAGGGTCTGGGCCGATGCGGATTGTCCCTGACGGTCTGCGCGACCTGACGCGTGTCCGCGCCTGAGGTGAAGCGGTTGTGATGCGCGGCCTCTTGCGCCCGAACCGCGATACGCTCAGTCTGTCAGGAAAACACGGCAAAAAGGGCACAAAACATGCAGGTCACACGGCGATGGATCGCTTTGGCAGGAACGGCAGCGCTGTTGTCGGGGTGCGGCGGGGGCAGCGGTCCGGCAACCGTCAGCGCGGCGCGCCCCGATCCCGGCCTGCGCCCGCAGCCCAATGCAGGATATGACGCATGGGTTGCGGCATTCCGTGGGCGGGCGCAAGCGCAGGGCGTGTCACCCGCGACGCTGAATGCGGCGTTTCGAAACGCGGGCTATCTGCCCGGCGTTGTCGAGAGGGACCGCAACCAGACCGAATTTTCCCGCACGCTCGAAGATTACCTCGCTATCGTCGCCTCACCCGACAAAGTGGCGACCGGGCGGCAGAAATTCCGCCAGCACGCAGGCCTGCTGTCCGAGATCGAGGGCCGTCATGGCGTGCCCGCCAATGTCGTCGCCGCAGTCTGGGGGATGGAGAGCAACTATGGCGCCCGGCGCGGCGATATCCCTGTCATCTCAGCGGTGTCGACGCTGGCGTATGACGGGCGGCGCGGCGTGTTCTTTGAAAAGCAGCTGATCGCGGCGCTGCGCATTCTGGAGCGGGGGGATGTGTCCGCAACCAATCTGGTCGGCAGCTGGGCTGGCGCCATGGGGCACACCCAGTTCATTCCCACGACGTTCGAGGCCTATGCCGTGGATTTCCGAGGCGACGGGCGGCGCGATATCTGGTCCGAAGATCCGACTGACGGGCTGGCGTCAACCGCGGCCTATCTTGGGGCGTCTGGCTGGCGGCGGGGGATGCCATGGGGCCAGGAGGTGCGCCTGCCATCGGGGTTTGATGCAGGTCTGGCCGGTCGGGGCCGTCGCCGCGCGGTATCAGAATGGTCGGCACTTGGCGTGCGCGCGGTGTCTGGCGGGGCGGTGCCGGATCACGGGGCGGCGGCGCTGTTGCTGCCGATGGGCCTGACCGGTCCCGCCTTCCTTGCCTTTCTCAACTTTGATGTGATCTTGCGCTACAATAATTCTGAAAATTACGGCATCGGCGTCGGCTACCTGTCGGACCGTATCGCCGGGGCCGGGCCGCTGTCAGCCAGTTTTCCGCCAGATCGCAACGGTCTGACGATGGATGATCGGCAAATGCTGCAACAGCGACTGACGGCGCACGGGTTTGACACCGGCGGCAGTGACGGTGTGATCGGTCCCAAGTCCGAAGAGGCAATCCGTGCCTATCAGGCCAGCGTTGGTCTGCCCGCAACCGGCCAGCCGTCGCGTGAATTGCTGAGGCGCTTGGGTTAGGTCTTGGCGGCAAACGACGCTGCCGCGCGGCTATAGCCATCGCGCGTCTGTGGCGTCTTGATCCCCAGAATCGACCCGGCAATCTGGGTTCTCAGGATCTGCGCCGTGCCGCCCGCGATGGTAAACATCCGGGCGTCGCGCACGTGCCGCTCAAGCGCGAGATTGCGCGAATAGCCCATCGACCCGTGGATCTGGAGCGCGTCGTTTGTGACCTTTAGCGCGGTCTCGGATGCCAGTACTTTGGCGCGTGCCGCTGCGGCCATATCGGGAAATCCGTCACCCGCCGTCATCGCCGCGCCGTGCAGTAGCGCCCGCGACGCATCCAGCCCGATGGACATATCCGCCAGCATCCATTGCAGCCCCTGAAATTCCCCAATTGGCCGACCGAACTGTTCGCGCCGACCGGCATAATCCAGCGCCGCCTCGTATGCGCCCTGGGCAATCCCCAGTGCCACAGTTCCCGCGCCAACCCGCTGCGCGTTATAAGCGTTCATCAACCCGGCAAATCCGCGCCGCATACCTTGGGGCGGGATCAGGATACGATCCTCGGGGATCTCCATATCCTGAAAATCGACATAGGTTTCAGGGATGCCCCGCACACCCATTGCAGGTTCGCGCGCGCCGATGATCAGGCCCGGCGTCTCATCGCGCAGGGCGATGAAGCCGGCAATGCCCTGCGAAACGCCATCCTCGACCAGCTGGGCAAAGATCAGATGGAATCGTGATACACCGCCGCCGGTAATCCAGTATTTTTGCCCGTTCAGAATATAGCGGTCGCCGCGCTTGACTGCGGTGGTTGTCATCTCGGTCGCGGCGGATCCGGCGTTTGGTTCTGTGATACAGATCGCGGGTTTATCCCCCGACAGCACGTGATCCGCCGCCAGCCGTTTCTGGGCCTCGGACCCATAGGCCATGACGGCACCGATCGCGCCCATATTTGCCTCGACCGTGATGCGGCCCATGGTGGCGCAACAACGGGCCATTTCCTCAATCACGACAACGGTGTCGTGATAACTGCGGCCCTGACCACCATAAGCCTGGGGAATGGTCATACCCATGAAACCGGCCGCATTCAGCGCGGCGACAGAGTCCCAGGGATAGGCCTCGGTCTGGTCAACCTCGGCTGCGAGAGGGCGAAACTGGGTTTCGGCGAGGTCGCGCGCGCGGGCCATGAGGTCGCGCTGATCAGAGCTGAGCGGGTACATCTAGGCGGTCTCCTTGCCGTTGGGATCTGCGAGCAACGCGGCCAACAGGTCATTGTCCTGACCGCAGGTCGGCGGGGCGTGGCGATAGGTGACCGGTGTCTGGCTGAATTTCACCGGGTTGCCGATCAGATCAACCTTGCCTGAACTGGCGCGCGATTCCGGCATCGACACCACCATGTCACGCGCCGCCACCTGATCCGAGGCAAAGACATCGGGCAGGGTGTTGATCGGTCCGCCGGGCACGCCTGCATCCTCCATTCCGCGCACCAGATGATCGCGCGCGTGACAGGCGATTTCAGCGGCAAGGATCGGGATCAGCACGTCGCGGTGTTCAACGCGGAGCAGGTTGGTGGCAAAGCGCGGGTCCGTTGCCAGATCGTCGCGCGTCAGCAGTCTGCAGAGCCGACTGTATTGTGCATCATTTCCGGCGGCGACAATCAAATGCCCGTCGGACGCGGCAAAGACCTGATAAGGCACGATGTTGGGATGCTGATTGCCCAGACGCGGCTGCGGCGTGCCGGATGTGAGGTAGTTGGTGCCAGCGTTCACCAGCCATGCGACCGTCGTGTCAGCCAGCGCGATGTCGATATGCTGACCTTGGCCCGTCATATCGCGGTGGCGCAGGGCGGCAAGAATGGCGGTGGCGGCATATAATCCGCAGACCACATCGGCAATGCCGACGCCGACCTTTGTCGGTTCGCCTTCGGGGGCGCCAGTCAGGCTCATGATGCCACCAAATGCCTGCGCCAGCAAATCATAACCGGGTTTGTGCGCGTTCGGACCGGTTTGGCCAAACCCGGTGATCGAGCAATAGATCAGCCCCGGATTGTCCCG is part of the Puniceibacterium sp. IMCC21224 genome and harbors:
- a CDS encoding aldehyde dehydrogenase (NADP(+)); this translates as MLDDPKFKPHGKHLIAGEWLASGQSFESEPANGPAHAFSVGSVDLVNQACEAAEDAFWTYGYTTRAERAAFLDAIADEIEARADAITEIGSQETGLPEGRLQGERGRTTGQLRLFASHIRDGAYLDVRHDAALPDRAPLPRPELRMMQRPIGPVAVFGASNFPLAFSTAGGDTAAALAAGCPVVVKGHSAHPGTGEIIAEAIHAAINSCNMPKGVFSLIQGGRRDVGTALVQHPLIKAVGFTGSLGGGRALFDLCAQRPEPIPFFGELGSVNPMFVLPAAAAARGAEIGTGWAGSLTMGAGQFCTNPGIAVVETGAAGDAFVAATRTALEGVGAQVMLTDGIASAYRDGQQRFDGRNAVTPLLSSQNEGRTAKPALYETDAANYLQDHALGEEVFGPLGLVVRVANAQEMIALAKGFEGQLTATMQMDADDAPLARQLLPVLERKAGRVLANGFPTGVEVADTMVHGGPYPASTNFGATSVGTLSIRRFLRPVCYQNIPADVLPADLD
- a CDS encoding fumarylacetoacetate hydrolase family protein — encoded protein: MSVSDNLEDAGLYVGRAWDTAADGPIIVRRMRGTVEDITSATAPTLRDVLEQPDPAAYVASAPGRAVEVTQWLPPCDLQAIKACGVTFAQSMLERVIEERAAGDPARAAAIRADLGEIIGGAIETLKPGSAAAERVKQTLIDRKMWSQYLEVGIGPDAEVFTKAQPMSSVGPGAMVGLHPVSHWNNPEPEIVLAVNSRGETLGATLGNDVNLRDVEGRSALLLGKAKDNNASCSIGPMIRLFDGSFGIDDIRNAEVLLEVRGDDGFTLEGRSSMTKISRDPLDLVAQTCGAHHQYPDGFMLFLGTMFAPTQDRGAPGQGFTHSVGDVVRITSSGLGALENTVALSPDCPPWTFGTAALMRNLARRGLLS
- a CDS encoding OmpA family protein, coding for MSKIPSVTTLTRFCALSLACILWVASAETGRAQSPFEGGWSLQPTMSNLRFQSVKKQTVVESSSFASLQGSIDDQGTALVTVLLDSVDTNVDLRNVRMRFLFFETFKFPEARIVARIDPAQLADLPTRRRKTIPVSYVIDLHGVQKAYESEVIVTLLSDDMVSVASDAPISVAVSDFNLLEGLQKLQEAANVDIIPSATISFDWVFARDTTTATPAPSPVTPSSVALETQGNFDAEACKGRFEILSRTGNIYFTSGSARLQDESAPLLDSLADIVLRCPDMMIEVGGHTDSVGGEAQNQRLSQSRAASVTEYLLGKGLGKGTMVSKGYGELSPIASNDTSEGRLKNRRIEFKVLEN
- a CDS encoding caspase family protein, whose protein sequence is MMSFARCVLSAMFVLWALAAGAEPRIALIVGNGSYSSVTSLENTVPDAVLMADTLRGQGFEVTILTDVEQSALNEGISQFGRDLRAAGTEATGLFYYAGHAVQSFGTNFLLPTDAALADAADLSLVAVPADAVLRQMRSARNQTNIVILDACRNNPFAAIRDLTDNGLAEMNAPTGTFLSYSTAPGAVALDGQGDNSPFTKALAQEIRAPGVPIEQIFKKVRVAVIAETNGQQTPWDTSSLTGEFSFVTKVRLTAEQMQEEQLWFSVRESGDPVQIILFLRSYPEGRYQADARTLLSTLMNAELGAQVTAEPEHQSPPLAVRTPSVSEEGLIAAAQASGDAAGYQAYLDAFPGGIYAELAAFELSVLADTAAAVVPEVEAPAEPTTAEPTPAQPPASSADLEGLTFTTPFPSGGEPVQGRSIEEIITLSPLFPPIEGLPEEVWKGKHCADCHNWTREALCTQGKTYLVQDTARALSKEHPLGGMFKRGLRVWADADCP
- a CDS encoding lytic murein transglycosylase, producing the protein MQVTRRWIALAGTAALLSGCGGGSGPATVSAARPDPGLRPQPNAGYDAWVAAFRGRAQAQGVSPATLNAAFRNAGYLPGVVERDRNQTEFSRTLEDYLAIVASPDKVATGRQKFRQHAGLLSEIEGRHGVPANVVAAVWGMESNYGARRGDIPVISAVSTLAYDGRRGVFFEKQLIAALRILERGDVSATNLVGSWAGAMGHTQFIPTTFEAYAVDFRGDGRRDIWSEDPTDGLASTAAYLGASGWRRGMPWGQEVRLPSGFDAGLAGRGRRRAVSEWSALGVRAVSGGAVPDHGAAALLLPMGLTGPAFLAFLNFDVILRYNNSENYGIGVGYLSDRIAGAGPLSASFPPDRNGLTMDDRQMLQQRLTAHGFDTGGSDGVIGPKSEEAIRAYQASVGLPATGQPSRELLRRLG
- the acdA gene encoding 3-sulfinopropanoyl-CoA desulfinase, giving the protein MYPLSSDQRDLMARARDLAETQFRPLAAEVDQTEAYPWDSVAALNAAGFMGMTIPQAYGGQGRSYHDTVVVIEEMARCCATMGRITVEANMGAIGAVMAYGSEAQKRLAADHVLSGDKPAICITEPNAGSAATEMTTTAVKRGDRYILNGQKYWITGGGVSRFHLIFAQLVEDGVSQGIAGFIALRDETPGLIIGAREPAMGVRGIPETYVDFQDMEIPEDRILIPPQGMRRGFAGLMNAYNAQRVGAGTVALGIAQGAYEAALDYAGRREQFGRPIGEFQGLQWMLADMSIGLDASRALLHGAAMTAGDGFPDMAAAARAKVLASETALKVTNDALQIHGSMGYSRNLALERHVRDARMFTIAGGTAQILRTQIAGSILGIKTPQTRDGYSRAAASFAAKT
- a CDS encoding CaiB/BaiF CoA-transferase family protein; amino-acid sequence: MSHPHPPCAAGSNGPLAGVRIMDLSRILAGPTCTQLLGDYGAEVIKVERPGLGDDTRAWGPPYVTDPDGKPTSESAYYLSANRNKRSVSVDISNASGAETVRRMVPQFDVFIENFKVGGLAQYGLDHATLLRDNPGLIYCSITGFGQTGPNAHKPGYDLLAQAFGGIMSLTGAPEGEPTKVGVGIADVVCGLYAATAILAALRHRDMTGQGQHIDIALADTTVAWLVNAGTNYLTSGTPQPRLGNQHPNIVPYQVFAASDGHLIVAAGNDAQYSRLCRLLTRDDLATDPRFATNLLRVEHRDVLIPILAAEIACHARDHLVRGMEDAGVPGGPINTLPDVFASDQVAARDMVVSMPESRASSGKVDLIGNPVKFSQTPVTYRHAPPTCGQDNDLLAALLADPNGKETA